One genomic segment of Xyrauchen texanus isolate HMW12.3.18 chromosome 5, RBS_HiC_50CHRs, whole genome shotgun sequence includes these proteins:
- the LOC127643699 gene encoding zinc finger and BTB domain-containing protein 45-like, translating into MASGSEAVHYIHLHNSSQSVLEALRSQRRKGLFCDVTVRIHDASLRAHACVLAAGSPFFQDKLLLGHSEISVPPLVPAETVKQLVDFMYSGSLVVLHSQALCILTAASILQIKTVIDECTQIISQRRAAAAAAAAGGTGPLGGALPKQEEGGDGKERETVQPLQGFAYGMQGNCASAADMAAALSGGAPGEGGAMGSLMPLAELGGAGLCREEGLGMSGGGSMLKPTSCSQEINYILNTSAECSANVAAANEHAQIISPPGMGRGGGVEYSGGGEELVGSMDRFSEEDEREGERERETDRERAAAHTRKQRQPLRLQVLGGEEVVVKNEGVQEGEGLFEIDARGNASHQHTYGQGGFYEESSVFSGGFWSQADPQSSLGSNSRGRVNKPLSPPPTTQSLSNQMLFQFPASESQSSSFYVGGPMVIDNMSDSCQQAPPPAPLTPGPPPSSPACIAGPSFAPQGSESFDCSHCGKSLRSRKNYSKHMFIHSGQKPHQCSICWRSFSLRDYLLKHMVVHTGVRAFQCSVCSKRFTQKSSLNVHMRTHRVERTFTCGVCHRAFTHRTLLERHVLQHQHPTPTIKPPTNHMEPGNGGMGGASGPGPAS; encoded by the exons ATGGCGTCAGGTTCGGAGGCGGTCCACTACATCCACCTTCATAACTCCAGTCAGTCGGTGCTGGAAGCGTTGAGATCTCAGCGACGCAAAGGTCTGTTCTGTGACGTTACCGTGCGCATCCATGACGCGTCGCTGCGGGCCCATGCCTGCGTGTTGGCGGCGGGGAGCCCGTTTTTCCAGGACAAGCTGCTGCTGGGTCACTCTGAGATCTCGGTGCCGCCGCTGGTTCCGGCTGAGACGGTGAAGCAGCTGGTGGACTTCATGTACAGCGGCTCGCTGGTGGTGCTGCACTCGCAAGCGCTCTGCATCCTCACAGCTGCGTCCATCCTGCAGATCAAGACAGTCATCGACGAGTGCACGCAGATCATCTCGCAGCGACGCGCAgcggctgctgctgctgctgctggaggGACAGGGCCTCTAGGGGGCGCTCTTCCCAAGCAGGAGGAGGGTGGTGATGGGAAAGAACGCGAGACCGTGCAGCCGCTGCAGGGCTTCGCTTACGGCATGCAGGGCAATTGCGCGTCTGCGGCGGATATGGCGGCTGCTCTAAGTGGGGGGGCACCGGGGGAGGGTGGGGCCATGGGCTCACTGATGCCCCTTGCTGAGTTAGGTGGGGCGGGGCTGTGTCGAGAGGAGGGCCTGGGTATGTCAGGGGGTGGGTCCATGCTGAAGCCGACGAGCTGTTCACAGGAAATTAACTACATTTTGAACACGAGCGCTGAATGCAGTGCAAATGTCGCCGCTGCAAACGAGCACGCTCAGATCATCTCTCCGCCCGGTATGGGCCGTGGTGGGGGGGTGGAGTACAGTGGCGGGGGGGAGGAGCTAGTGGGGAGCATGGACCGATTCAGTGAAGAGGAcgagcgagagggagagagagagagagagacagacagagagcgaGCTGCAGCGCACACACGCAAACAGAGACAGCCTCTCagactgcag GTGTTGGGGGGGGAGGAGGTGGTGGTGAAGAATGAGGGGGTGCAGGAAGGGGAGGGGCTGTTTGAGATAGATGCGAGAGGGAACGCATCACACCAGCACACCTACGGACAg GGTGGGTTCTATGAGGAGTCCAGTGTGTTCTCTGGTGGTTTTTGGTCCCAGGCGGATCCGCAGTCGTCTCTGGGTTCAAACTCTCGCGGTCGAGTCAACAAACCGCTCTCGCCCCCGCCGACAACACAGAGCCTCAGCAACCAG ATGCTTTTCCAGTTTCCTGCCAGCGAATCACAGTCCTCCTCCTTCTATGTGGGCGGGCCAATGGTGATTGACAACATGTCTGATTCATGTCAGCAGGCCCCGCCCCCTGCCCCGCTGACCCCTGGTccacccccctcctccccagcGTGCATCGCGGGTCCGAGTTTTGCTCCGCAGGGATCAGAGTCGTTCGACTGCAGCCACTGCGGAAAATCACTGCGCTCGCGCAAGAACTACAGCAAACACATGTTCATCCACTCCG gtcagAAGCCGCATCAGTGCAGCATCTGCTGGCGCTCGTTCTCTCTGCGTGACTATCTGCTCAAGCACATGGTGGTGCACACGGGCGTGCGAGCGTTTCAGTGCTCCGTCTGCAGCAAACGCTTCACGCAGAAGAGCTCGCTCAACGTGCACATGCGCACACACCGCGTGGAGCGCACCTTCACCTGTGGCGTTTGTCACCGCGCATTCACGCACCGCACGCTGCTCGAGAGACACGTCCTCCAACACCAACACCCCACGCCCACCATCAAACCGCCCACCAATCACATGGAGCCGGGCAATGGCGGGATGGGCGGAGCTAGTGGACCGGGTCCCGCCTCTTAA